In Proteiniborus ethanoligenes, the sequence GGTTGAGCACTTAACAGCTTTTCTATAGCTTCCTTGTTAGCTTGCGCAATTTTTTCAGCTATCATTTATATCACTCCTCTTGATTTGTTAGTTTTTATTATCTATTTCAATCTTGATAAAAGTGAAGCCAGTTTTTTATTTCCTCCTGCAGCTGGTCTCCAATTCACATGAATTGCAGAAACCTTTTGCTTTTTCAAATCATTATAGAAGGATTCGAGTCCTATATTGACTACTTTAAGTTCTTCTTTGAATAGTTTATTTATATTTGACATTTTCATACCCTCCAAACCTATTTAATTTTGTTAAGGATAAGTCCTGTTAATCTTACAGCTTGAGCATTTGAAGGCATTACTATTACTCCTGCTTCTTCTAATCTTCTTTGTGATTCTTCAAGACCTTGTGGATCATTTTCTGTACCACAGATTGAGCCTACTACACAAAGATGTCTCCCTTTACTTGCCATTCTTTCTTTGGCTGCTTTTATTG encodes:
- a CDS encoding fdrA domain protein — encoded protein: MSNINKLFKEELKVVNIGLESFYNDLKKQKVSAIHVNWRPAAGGNKKLASLLSRLK